The segment CATCAGTAAATGCCCTAAAGTTCCTTAAAATCAATTTCAATCTTCATGGCCTGCAATAATTTCAATTGTTCAATGAACTTGTCCTTAACGGCCATCCGAACTGCAACCTTCATAAATCCTTTTCCAGAAAAGTTCTGATCCAAAATATTCAATTCATAATCTTTAACCAGGCGCATGACCTCACGTGAAAAAGTATAATCGTATAGTAAATCCATTTCTTGTCTGACCTCCTCAACCACAATGGAAGCTTTGCTTATAGCATCCGCAGCAGCAGCACGATAGGCGCTGATCAATCCACCCACGCACAGTTTAACACCGCCAAAATAACGCACCACCACAATCAGTACATTGGTAAGGTTGACTGAACGGAGTTGACCGAGAATAGGATCACCGGCCGAGTGGTTTGGTTCACCATCATCAAAGGCCCGAAACCGGCCTTTATCCGCACCCAGCATCCAGGCATAGCAATGGTGACTGGCATCAAAATATTTTTTTCGCAGTGCGCTAAGATTGGCTTTGATGTCCTCCTCGGTTTTTACCGGATACGCAAAAGCGAGGAATTTGCTACCTTTTTCCTTAAACAGGCCTTCCGAGGGTTTCTCCAGCGTACGAAAACTATAGTCCTGAGCGTGCAACGTTTGGGGGTGGTTTAGCGTCAAAGTAAGGTATCCTTGACAATTCGTGCAACCTATTATAAACCATACTGTCTCTATACCTGAAAACTGAAACATAAAACCATGCAAAAACTGAGTATCCTATTATTCCTGCTGATCGGTTCGCTGGCATCGGCACAAAACCGGCAAACCATTAACATTGATCCCTTTACCAAAATTTCGTTTGGCGTATCCGGAAATGCCTATGTTAAACAAGGATCAACCCAGCGTGTAGAGGTAGAAGCATCAAAAGAAACCCTGGAGAAAATTGACATAAAAGTAGAAAACGGAAAACTGGTTATCCGCTCCAAAGAACGTTGGGTAAGCTGGAGTTGGGGCAAAGAAGACCGTGTAACGGTATACATTACCGCCAAAGATATCCGTGGGTTAAGCGTAAGCGGTTCAGGCGACCTGGAAACCCAAACCAAAATTGTGACCGGTGACCTGGATCTTAAAGTAAGCGGAAGCGGATCGTTGAAAGCCGAAGTAGAAGCCAATAACCTTGATGCCAGTGTATCGGGTTCCGGAAGAATAAAATTACGTGGCAAGTGT is part of the Cyclobacteriaceae bacterium genome and harbors:
- a CDS encoding YigZ family protein is translated as MFQFSGIETVWFIIGCTNCQGYLTLTLNHPQTLHAQDYSFRTLEKPSEGLFKEKGSKFLAFAYPVKTEEDIKANLSALRKKYFDASHHCYAWMLGADKGRFRAFDDGEPNHSAGDPILGQLRSVNLTNVLIVVVRYFGGVKLCVGGLISAYRAAAADAISKASIVVEEVRQEMDLLYDYTFSREVMRLVKDYELNILDQNFSGKGFMKVAVRMAVKDKFIEQLKLLQAMKIEIDFKEL
- a CDS encoding DUF2807 domain-containing protein gives rise to the protein MQKLSILLFLLIGSLASAQNRQTINIDPFTKISFGVSGNAYVKQGSTQRVEVEASKETLEKIDIKVENGKLVIRSKERWVSWSWGKEDRVTVYITAKDIRGLSVSGSGDLETQTKIVTGDLDLKVSGSGSLKAEVEANNLDASVSGSGRIKLRGKCNNMESGISGSGDIEADIAVANLLDVSISGSGKLIATGKATNVKTSISGSGSIRAAEFEVESADIKIAGSGSVEINVKSELNANISGSGSVRYKGSPNHVNANSSGSGKVRKIS